In Rhizobium lusitanum, a genomic segment contains:
- a CDS encoding precorrin-8X methylmutase: MPDYDYIREGNAIYERSFAIIRSEADLSRFSDAEADVAVRMIHACGLVEASEHFVFSSDFVAAARAALSRGAPIFCDAEMVVHGVTRARLPAANEVICTLHDPRTLELAKATGNTRSAAAMHLWGDRLAGSVVAIGNAPTALFHLLEMLRDGAPKPAAIIGMPVGFVGAAESKDALAENSYGVPYAIVRGRLGGSAITAATLNALARPGL; encoded by the coding sequence ATGCCAGACTATGATTATATCCGCGAGGGGAATGCGATCTACGAGCGCTCCTTCGCGATCATCCGCAGTGAAGCCGATCTGTCACGCTTTTCAGACGCGGAGGCCGATGTCGCCGTTCGCATGATCCATGCCTGCGGCTTGGTCGAGGCTTCCGAGCATTTCGTGTTCTCTTCCGATTTTGTCGCCGCTGCGCGCGCGGCACTTTCGCGTGGCGCACCGATCTTTTGCGATGCCGAGATGGTCGTCCATGGCGTCACCCGCGCTCGGCTGCCGGCCGCCAACGAGGTGATCTGCACGCTGCACGATCCGCGCACGCTGGAGCTGGCAAAGGCGACGGGCAACACTCGTTCGGCCGCCGCGATGCATCTTTGGGGCGATCGCCTGGCCGGCTCCGTCGTCGCCATCGGCAATGCGCCGACGGCGCTGTTCCATCTTCTTGAAATGCTGCGCGACGGCGCGCCGAAGCCAGCCGCCATTATCGGTATGCCTGTTGGTTTCGTGGGGGCGGCGGAATCCAAGGATGCGCTGGCGGAGAATTCCTATGGCGTTCCCTATGCCATCGTCCGTGGCCGGCTTGGCGGCAGCGCCATTACTGCGGCAACTCTCAATGCATTGGCGAGGCCCGGCCTATGA
- a CDS encoding precorrin-2 C(20)-methyltransferase: MNAHSTGRLIGVGTGPGDPDLLTVKAVKALETADVVAYFAKQGRGGNGRAIVEDLLRADVTLLPLYYPVTTEIDKDAPEYNRQITSFYDVSAEIVAAHLKAGKTVAVLSEGDPLFYGSYMHLHVRLADRFPTEVIPGVTAMSGCWSLAGLPMVQGDDVLSVLPGTMAEGELARRLGDTQAAVIMKVGRNLPKIRRALVTAGRLDEAIYVERGTMTNGAMTPLASRGDIEAPYFSLILVPGWEGKP; encoded by the coding sequence ATGAACGCGCACTCCACCGGCCGGCTGATCGGTGTCGGCACAGGCCCCGGCGATCCGGATCTCTTGACCGTCAAGGCTGTGAAGGCGCTGGAGACAGCTGACGTCGTCGCCTATTTCGCCAAGCAGGGACGAGGCGGCAATGGCCGCGCCATCGTCGAGGATTTGCTGCGAGCTGATGTAACGCTCCTGCCGCTCTATTATCCGGTGACCACGGAAATCGACAAGGACGCGCCGGAATACAATCGTCAGATCACATCCTTTTACGACGTCTCCGCAGAAATTGTTGCCGCGCATCTAAAGGCTGGGAAAACCGTCGCGGTGCTCAGTGAAGGCGACCCGCTTTTCTATGGCTCCTATATGCATCTGCATGTGCGTCTTGCCGACCGTTTCCCGACCGAGGTCATTCCGGGCGTGACGGCCATGTCCGGCTGCTGGTCGCTCGCCGGCCTGCCGATGGTGCAGGGGGACGACGTGCTTTCTGTACTTCCGGGCACCATGGCGGAAGGCGAGCTGGCCCGCCGTCTTGGCGATACGCAGGCCGCCGTGATCATGAAGGTCGGCCGTAACTTACCGAAAATTCGTCGTGCACTCGTGACTGCTGGACGGCTCGACGAGGCCATCTATGTCGAACGTGGCACGATGACGAACGGCGCGATGACGCCGCTCGCCAGCCGAGGAGATATCGAAGCTCCCTACTTCTCGCTGATCCTCGTTCCCGGTTGGGAAGGAAAGCCATGA
- a CDS encoding precorrin-3B C(17)-methyltransferase — protein sequence MSGRLSIIGTGPGNPEQMTPEALAVAADAVEFFGYGPYLDRLSLRADQIRHASDNREELDRAKAALERAVAGANVCVVSGGDPGVFAMAAAVCEAIDNGPDAWRGVDLVVVPGITAMLAVAARIGAPLGHDFCAISLSDNLKPWTIIENRLRSVAQAGLVIALYNPISKARPWQLSKAFEILRDLLPAATPVIFGRAAGRPDENIAIARLAEAEASYADMATCVIIGSAETRVIARNGKPDLVYTPRFIKEEAR from the coding sequence ATGAGCGGACGTCTCTCGATCATCGGCACAGGCCCTGGCAATCCGGAGCAGATGACGCCGGAGGCGCTGGCCGTTGCGGCTGATGCTGTCGAATTCTTTGGCTATGGTCCCTATCTCGATCGCCTGTCGCTGCGCGCGGATCAGATCCGCCATGCCTCGGACAATCGCGAGGAACTGGACCGTGCCAAAGCAGCGCTGGAGCGTGCCGTTGCGGGTGCGAATGTCTGCGTCGTCTCCGGCGGCGATCCCGGTGTCTTCGCCATGGCGGCGGCAGTGTGTGAGGCGATCGACAACGGGCCGGACGCGTGGCGCGGTGTCGATCTCGTTGTGGTGCCCGGCATTACCGCCATGCTTGCGGTTGCCGCGCGCATCGGCGCGCCGCTTGGGCATGATTTCTGTGCCATTTCGCTGTCCGACAATCTGAAGCCTTGGACTATCATTGAAAACAGGCTTCGCTCTGTTGCGCAGGCAGGGCTGGTGATCGCTCTTTACAATCCGATCAGCAAGGCGCGTCCCTGGCAGCTCAGCAAGGCTTTCGAGATATTACGCGACCTGTTGCCGGCGGCAACACCGGTTATTTTCGGCCGCGCCGCCGGACGGCCGGATGAAAACATCGCGATTGCAAGGCTGGCGGAGGCAGAGGCATCATATGCCGATATGGCCACTTGCGTGATCATCGGCTCCGCCGAAACGCGCGTTATCGCCCGGAACGGAAAACCCGATCTGGTCTATACGCCACGCTTCATCAAGGAAGAGGCGAGATGA
- a CDS encoding cobalt-precorrin-6A reductase produces the protein MGGTRILILGGTTEARRLAASLATRADLDVILSLAGRTTDPAPQPVPVRTGGFGGAEGLARYLKDEAIDLLIDATHPFAARISANAVDAAGRRGIAAFALRRPAWLPVEGDRWRTVRSVSEAIAALGTSPLRIFLAIGRQEAHHANAAPIHHYWVRSVDPVEPVLTAPDVTYIHAKGPFHLDDELAMLREYRIDAVVAKNSGGDATYAKIEAARQLGIEVIMVERAHAASLPAVETIEAALLRIDHLASSLMKRGV, from the coding sequence ATGGGCGGAACCCGCATTCTGATCTTGGGTGGCACGACGGAAGCTCGCCGGCTGGCGGCATCGCTGGCTACCCGCGCCGATCTCGATGTCATACTGTCGCTGGCCGGCAGAACCACCGATCCGGCTCCGCAGCCGGTTCCCGTTCGCACCGGCGGCTTTGGTGGCGCCGAGGGGCTTGCGCGCTATTTGAAGGATGAGGCTATCGATCTGCTGATCGACGCGACCCATCCTTTCGCCGCACGCATTTCCGCCAATGCCGTTGACGCCGCCGGTCGCAGGGGTATTGCCGCTTTTGCACTCCGTCGGCCCGCCTGGTTGCCGGTCGAGGGTGATCGCTGGCGCACGGTGCGCAGCGTTTCCGAGGCGATTGCCGCACTCGGCACCTCCCCTCTCCGCATCTTCCTGGCGATCGGCCGGCAAGAGGCTCATCACGCCAATGCCGCGCCCATCCATCATTATTGGGTGCGCAGCGTTGATCCGGTCGAGCCGGTGCTGACGGCGCCTGATGTCACCTATATCCACGCCAAGGGTCCGTTCCACCTGGACGACGAACTGGCGATGCTGCGGGAATATCGTATCGATGCGGTGGTCGCCAAGAACAGCGGTGGCGATGCCACCTATGCGAAGATCGAGGCTGCGCGGCAATTGGGTATCGAGGTGATCATGGTCGAGCGCGCGCATGCCGCCAGCCTGCCGGCTGTCGAAACTATCGAGGCTGCGCTGCTTCGTATCGATCATCTCGCCTCTTCCTTGATGAAGCGTGGCGTATAG
- the cbiE gene encoding precorrin-6y C5,15-methyltransferase (decarboxylating) subunit CbiE has translation MSEIPSAQRWLTLIGIGEDGPAGLGDEAKRLIAYAPVVFGGARHIELTRPLIKGEAHAWLSPFEKSIEAVLARRGTPIVVLASGDPFFYGVGATLSRHVPISEMTVIAAPSSFSLAASRLGWPLQDVTVLSLHGRPLDLVRPHLHPGRKILALTSDGQGPADLARLLQENGFGQSMLTVLEALGGPNERVSRQQAANFALSGINDLNVCGIDVVAGEGARILPLAAGLDDHLFEHDGQITKREIRAMTLSALAPRRGELLWDIGAGSGSIAIEWMLADPSMRAIAIESNSDRAARIRRNAASFGVPGLAVVEAQAPHALTGLPTPDAIFIGGGGSDAGVMDAAVGELKKGGRLVANAVTTEMEAILLTEHARRGGSLIRIDIARAAPIGSMTGWRPAMPVTQWSWVKE, from the coding sequence ATGTCTGAGATACCTTCCGCTCAACGCTGGCTCACTCTTATCGGCATCGGCGAAGACGGTCCAGCCGGGCTCGGCGACGAGGCCAAGCGTTTGATAGCATATGCCCCGGTCGTCTTCGGCGGCGCGCGGCATATCGAGCTCACGCGGCCTTTGATCAAGGGCGAAGCGCATGCCTGGCTGAGCCCCTTCGAAAAATCCATCGAGGCCGTGCTGGCGCGGCGCGGGACACCGATCGTCGTGCTTGCTTCCGGGGATCCCTTTTTCTATGGCGTCGGCGCGACGCTTTCACGACATGTCCCCATCTCGGAAATGACCGTCATCGCAGCGCCGTCCTCCTTCAGCCTTGCCGCCTCGCGTCTCGGCTGGCCGTTGCAGGATGTCACTGTCCTCTCGCTGCATGGCCGACCGCTCGATCTTGTCCGCCCACATCTGCATCCGGGCCGCAAGATCCTGGCCCTGACCTCGGATGGGCAGGGGCCGGCCGATCTCGCCCGCCTTTTGCAGGAAAACGGGTTCGGCCAATCGATGCTGACGGTTCTTGAAGCGCTGGGTGGGCCGAATGAGCGCGTTTCCAGACAGCAAGCCGCCAATTTTGCGCTCTCCGGCATCAATGATTTGAACGTATGCGGCATCGACGTCGTGGCGGGTGAGGGCGCGCGCATCCTGCCGCTCGCCGCGGGGCTTGACGATCACCTGTTTGAACATGACGGCCAGATCACCAAGCGGGAGATTCGGGCAATGACCTTGTCGGCGCTTGCACCGCGCCGGGGTGAATTGCTATGGGATATCGGAGCCGGTTCCGGCTCTATCGCCATCGAATGGATGCTCGCCGATCCCTCGATGCGCGCCATCGCCATCGAATCCAACAGTGACCGTGCTGCCCGCATTCGCCGTAATGCAGCGAGCTTCGGTGTCCCGGGGCTTGCCGTCGTTGAAGCGCAGGCACCGCATGCACTTACCGGATTGCCCACGCCCGACGCGATCTTCATCGGCGGCGGTGGCAGCGATGCCGGCGTCATGGATGCGGCCGTCGGCGAATTGAAGAAGGGTGGGCGGTTGGTTGCCAATGCGGTGACGACCGAAATGGAAGCGATCCTGCTCACTGAGCATGCCCGTCGCGGCGGCTCGCTGATCCGTATCGATATCGCCCGCGCCGCGCCCATCGGCAGCATGACCGGCTGGCGGCCGGCGATGCCGGTGACGCAGTGGTCATGGGTTAAAGAATGA
- the cobM gene encoding precorrin-4 C(11)-methyltransferase translates to MTVHFIGAGPGAADLITVRGRDLIGKCPVCLYAGSIVSPELLQYCPPGARIVDTAPMSLDEIEAEYLKAAASGKDVARLHSGDLSVWSAVAEQIRRLEKHDIPYTLTPGVPAFAAAASALGRELTIPAVAQSLVLTRVSGRASPMPNDETLAKFGATGATLAIHLAIHALGQVVEELTPLYGADCPVAIVVKASWPDERILRGTLGTIEAQVAAEPIERTALIFVGPSLTADDFRESSLYDPAYQRRFRGRE, encoded by the coding sequence ATGACGGTGCATTTCATCGGAGCGGGACCGGGTGCGGCTGACCTGATCACCGTCCGCGGCAGGGACCTGATCGGCAAATGCCCGGTCTGCCTCTATGCCGGCTCGATCGTCTCGCCGGAGCTTCTGCAATATTGCCCGCCGGGCGCTCGCATCGTCGATACCGCGCCAATGTCCCTGGACGAGATCGAGGCCGAATATCTGAAAGCGGCTGCATCGGGTAAGGATGTCGCGCGCCTGCATTCCGGCGATCTCTCGGTCTGGAGCGCTGTCGCCGAGCAGATCCGTCGCCTGGAAAAGCACGATATCCCCTACACGCTGACCCCCGGCGTTCCCGCCTTTGCGGCGGCGGCCTCCGCCCTTGGACGCGAGTTGACCATTCCCGCCGTCGCTCAAAGCCTTGTTCTCACGCGGGTTTCCGGCCGCGCCTCGCCGATGCCGAACGATGAGACGTTGGCAAAATTCGGCGCCACGGGCGCGACGCTCGCCATTCACCTGGCGATCCATGCGCTCGGGCAGGTGGTCGAGGAATTGACGCCGCTTTATGGCGCTGATTGCCCGGTCGCGATCGTCGTCAAGGCCTCCTGGCCGGACGAGCGCATTCTTCGCGGCACACTGGGCACGATTGAAGCACAAGTCGCGGCCGAGCCGATCGAGCGTACCGCACTGATCTTCGTCGGCCCGTCGCTCACCGCCGACGATTTCCGCGAGAGTTCGCTTTACGATCCTGCCTATCAGCGCCGTTTCCGGGGCAGGGAATGA
- the nikR gene encoding nickel-responsive transcriptional regulator NikR — protein MQRITITIDDDLLETIDKISELRGYASRSETLRDLVRDAVTREQAAVNSETKCYATLTYVYEHETRDLSRRLTTTQHHHHDLSVSTLHVHVDGHDCLEVSVLKGTVGEIKSFADSVVTQRGVRFGNLHLIPSEHGPHDHGPHSHD, from the coding sequence ATGCAGCGCATCACCATTACCATCGATGATGATCTTCTGGAGACGATCGACAAGATCAGCGAACTGCGCGGCTATGCCAGCCGCTCGGAAACGCTGCGCGATCTCGTGCGCGACGCTGTCACCCGCGAGCAGGCGGCCGTCAACAGCGAAACGAAGTGTTACGCCACGCTTACTTATGTCTACGAACACGAGACCCGCGATCTCTCACGCCGCCTGACGACAACGCAGCATCATCACCATGATCTCTCTGTCTCGACACTGCACGTTCACGTCGACGGGCACGATTGCCTGGAAGTCTCCGTGCTGAAAGGCACGGTCGGAGAGATCAAATCCTTCGCCGACAGCGTGGTCACCCAACGCGGTGTTCGTTTCGGGAATTTGCATCTCATTCCGTCGGAACATGGCCCACACGATCATGGGCCACATTCACACGATTGA
- a CDS encoding TIM barrel protein produces MSSIRFALNHMCAPSLPLETFFSTAKSLGIDSVEIRNDLAGNAIIDGTAAAAVKALAAQHGLTIISINALQRFNEWNEVRAKEAAELIGYARDCGAKALVLVPVNDGSGREPDARRHNLLTALTALKPILDEAGIIGLVEPLGFEICSLSSKTEAAAAIKSLDAQSTFRLVHDTFHHHLAGETATFPELTGLVHISGVSDTNVTVSDMRDPHRVLVDASDRLDNAGQMRALLSAGYAGPFSFEPFAPDVHALKEPAEALKQSMAYLSAQV; encoded by the coding sequence ATGAGTTCCATTCGTTTCGCGCTCAATCACATGTGCGCGCCGTCCCTGCCCCTTGAGACCTTCTTCTCCACGGCGAAGAGCCTCGGCATCGACAGCGTCGAAATCCGCAACGACTTGGCCGGCAACGCCATCATCGATGGTACGGCGGCGGCGGCCGTCAAGGCGCTTGCGGCACAGCATGGGCTGACGATCATTTCGATCAACGCGCTACAGCGCTTCAACGAGTGGAATGAGGTCCGCGCCAAGGAGGCTGCCGAACTCATCGGCTATGCACGCGATTGCGGCGCCAAGGCGCTGGTGCTCGTTCCCGTCAACGACGGTAGCGGCCGTGAGCCGGATGCCCGCCGGCACAATCTCCTGACAGCGCTAACGGCGCTAAAGCCGATATTGGACGAGGCTGGGATCATCGGCCTGGTCGAGCCGCTCGGTTTCGAGATCTGCTCGCTAAGCTCGAAGACGGAAGCAGCGGCCGCGATCAAATCCCTCGACGCCCAATCCACCTTCCGCCTCGTCCACGACACGTTCCATCATCACCTTGCCGGCGAGACGGCCACTTTCCCCGAGCTTACCGGCCTGGTTCATATCTCCGGCGTCAGCGATACGAATGTTACGGTCTCCGATATGCGCGACCCGCATCGCGTCCTGGTCGACGCCAGTGATCGTCTCGACAATGCGGGCCAGATGCGGGCGCTGTTGTCCGCCGGCTATGCCGGTCCCTTCTCCTTCGAGCCCTTTGCGCCGGACGTGCATGCGCTGAAGGAGCCGGCGGAGGCATTGAAGCAAAGCATGGCCTATTTGTCCGCGCAGGTTTGA
- a CDS encoding LacI family DNA-binding transcriptional regulator has protein sequence MRRPTISDLAKASGVSVATIDRVLNGRHRVREETARRVYEAAQSIGYHAVGLLRQRVFEDLPQYRLGFVLQKPSQPFYQAFAKEITATAQTVATARIHAQVDFVAASTPTAIVEKLKAMAARTQAVALVAPDYPAVTTAIEELKEKGIPVFSLLSDFATGVRETYIGVDNRKVGRTAAWTIAKSAHRPGKVACFVGSHRFHGHELREIGFRSYFRENAPDFEVLDTLINLDTAEITHEATLNLLQKHPDLIGFYVCGGGMEGAISAIREEGLAGKLVVVVNELTPESKAALADDVVSMVIGTPLPSLCKELFGLMIGAVERGEATMPGQSFLPFDIFISENI, from the coding sequence ATGCGCCGCCCGACGATTTCCGACCTCGCAAAAGCATCCGGCGTCAGCGTGGCAACCATTGATCGCGTGCTCAACGGGCGGCATCGCGTCCGCGAGGAAACGGCCCGGCGCGTCTATGAGGCCGCGCAGTCGATCGGCTATCATGCAGTGGGCCTGCTGCGGCAGCGCGTTTTCGAGGACCTGCCGCAATACCGGCTGGGCTTCGTGCTGCAGAAGCCATCGCAACCCTTCTATCAGGCCTTCGCCAAGGAGATTACGGCGACGGCGCAGACAGTCGCCACCGCACGTATCCATGCGCAGGTCGATTTTGTCGCCGCATCCACACCGACGGCGATCGTCGAAAAGCTGAAAGCCATGGCGGCGCGGACCCAGGCCGTTGCGCTTGTCGCACCCGATTATCCGGCGGTAACCACGGCAATTGAAGAGTTGAAGGAAAAGGGGATCCCCGTCTTTTCGCTCCTATCCGACTTCGCGACGGGCGTGCGCGAAACCTATATCGGCGTCGACAATCGCAAAGTCGGGCGCACAGCCGCCTGGACCATCGCCAAGTCGGCGCATCGCCCAGGCAAGGTCGCCTGCTTCGTCGGCAGCCATCGTTTTCACGGCCATGAACTGCGCGAGATCGGCTTTCGCTCCTATTTCCGCGAGAATGCACCCGATTTCGAGGTGCTGGATACGCTTATCAATCTGGACACCGCGGAGATCACCCACGAGGCGACGCTGAACCTCTTGCAGAAACATCCGGATCTCATCGGTTTCTACGTCTGCGGTGGCGGCATGGAGGGTGCGATCTCCGCTATCCGTGAGGAAGGGCTTGCCGGAAAACTGGTCGTCGTCGTCAACGAGCTGACGCCGGAATCGAAGGCGGCGCTTGCCGATGATGTCGTCTCCATGGTCATCGGCACCCCGCTCCCCTCGCTCTGCAAGGAGCTGTTTGGCTTGATGATCGGCGCCGTTGAGCGCGGCGAGGCGACCATGCCGGGCCAATCCTTCTTGCCATTCGACATTTTCATCTCGGAAAACATCTAG
- a CDS encoding fatty acid desaturase family protein: MIETIKRDYSLLGPSSKRAVETGLAAAEWYHTDIPRKEMKALMQRSDKAAIRDTIIWLGSMVIFAGLGVYFWGSWLSVPFFLAYGVLYGSASDSRWHECGHGTAFKTRWMNDAVYQIACFMIMRNPVTWRWSHTRHHTDTVIVGRDPEIAVMRPPDLLRLVLNFFGILDAAYGMLDMIRNAAGIVSAEEKTFIPEQEQPKAIRIARIWTAIYVVTIAATIYMGSILPLVLIGLPRLYGAWHHVLTGLLQHGGLADNVIDHRLNSRSVLMNPISRFIYWNMNYHVEHHMFPMVPYHALPKLHAMIKHDLPQPNPSIWSGYREMIPAFLRQLKNEDYFLKRELPPTARPYREEFHGALPEAAQ; encoded by the coding sequence ATGATTGAGACAATCAAACGCGATTACAGCCTGCTCGGCCCGAGCAGCAAGCGGGCGGTCGAAACGGGGCTGGCGGCGGCGGAGTGGTATCACACGGATATTCCCCGCAAGGAGATGAAGGCGCTGATGCAGCGCTCCGACAAGGCCGCCATTCGCGACACGATCATTTGGCTGGGCAGCATGGTCATCTTCGCCGGGCTTGGCGTCTATTTCTGGGGCTCGTGGCTCTCGGTTCCCTTCTTCCTGGCCTATGGCGTGCTCTACGGTTCCGCCTCCGACAGCCGCTGGCACGAATGCGGCCACGGCACGGCTTTCAAGACCCGTTGGATGAACGACGCGGTCTATCAGATCGCCTGTTTCATGATCATGCGCAATCCGGTGACTTGGCGCTGGAGCCATACCCGCCACCACACCGATACCGTCATCGTCGGCCGCGACCCGGAAATCGCTGTCATGCGGCCGCCGGATCTCCTGCGCCTTGTTCTGAATTTCTTCGGTATTCTCGATGCTGCCTATGGCATGCTGGATATGATCCGCAATGCCGCCGGCATCGTCAGCGCCGAGGAAAAGACCTTCATCCCGGAGCAGGAGCAGCCGAAGGCGATCCGCATCGCCCGCATCTGGACAGCGATCTACGTGGTGACCATTGCTGCGACTATTTACATGGGCTCGATCCTACCACTGGTGCTGATTGGCCTGCCGCGGCTCTATGGCGCCTGGCATCATGTGTTGACCGGCCTGCTGCAGCATGGCGGCCTTGCCGACAATGTCATCGACCACCGGCTGAACAGCCGCTCGGTGCTGATGAACCCGATCAGCCGCTTCATCTATTGGAACATGAACTATCATGTCGAGCATCACATGTTCCCGATGGTGCCCTACCATGCGCTGCCAAAGCTGCATGCGATGATCAAGCACGACCTTCCGCAGCCCAATCCGTCCATCTGGTCGGGTTATCGCGAGATGATCCCGGCCTTTCTCCGTCAGCTCAAGAACGAGGATTATTTCCTGAAGCGTGAGCTGCCGCCGACGGCGCGGCCCTATCGGGAAGAATTCCACGGCGCATTGCCCGAAGCGGCACAATAA
- a CDS encoding MocE family 2Fe-2S type ferredoxin, translating to MSGNWIEVCAADAIDEEDVMRFDHGGRTFAIYRSPDDEYFATDGLCTHEQIHLADGLVMDHIIECPKHNGRFDYRTGEAKGAPVCVNLQTYPVKVEGGTVFIAV from the coding sequence ATGAGCGGCAATTGGATCGAGGTCTGCGCAGCCGATGCGATAGACGAAGAAGATGTGATGCGCTTCGACCACGGCGGACGGACCTTCGCGATTTATCGCAGTCCGGACGATGAATACTTCGCCACCGACGGTCTCTGCACACATGAGCAGATCCATCTCGCCGATGGGCTGGTCATGGACCACATCATCGAATGTCCGAAGCACAACGGCCGTTTCGATTACCGGACCGGCGAGGCCAAGGGTGCACCCGTCTGCGTCAACCTCCAGACCTATCCGGTCAAAGTCGAAGGCGGCACCGTCTTCATTGCGGTGTAG
- a CDS encoding NAD(P)/FAD-dependent oxidoreductase, which translates to MPHFIIVGAGECGARAAFALREKGFDGDITLIGAEPVAPYERPPLSKEGLVHAAEPKFVTALERYTEQRIDLRLGIDVIDIDPATKAVTLSGGEKLGYDKLLLATGASARPFPGLAGTGERIRLLRTHADACALRAVLHPGQHIAIIGGGFIGLELAATARKLGAEVTIIEGLPRVLKRGVPEEIAEVMAGRHRQEGVDIRCGETIVAVEEGADSTVIRLGSGEIISADLVLIGIGALPNVALAEKAGLAIDNGIAVNERLETSRADIFAAGDCCSFPLALYGGRRVRLESWRNAQEQGTLAAGNMLGEGNSISAVPWFWSDQYDLTLQIAGLADGATTTLRRDLSDGAFILFHLDDAGRLLAASGIGQGNAVARDIRLAEMLIAAHAHPDPEALTASHVKLKSLLAA; encoded by the coding sequence ATGCCGCATTTTATCATCGTCGGGGCAGGGGAATGCGGCGCGCGCGCTGCCTTTGCGCTGAGGGAGAAGGGCTTTGATGGCGACATCACTTTGATCGGCGCCGAGCCGGTCGCACCCTATGAGCGCCCGCCGCTCTCGAAGGAAGGGCTTGTCCATGCGGCTGAACCGAAGTTCGTGACGGCATTGGAGCGTTACACGGAACAGCGTATCGACTTGCGACTGGGCATTGATGTGATTGATATCGATCCGGCTACCAAGGCGGTCACGCTCTCAGGCGGAGAAAAGCTCGGCTACGACAAATTGCTATTGGCAACCGGCGCATCCGCGCGTCCCTTTCCAGGCCTTGCCGGAACTGGCGAGCGCATTCGCCTGCTTCGCACCCATGCCGATGCTTGCGCTTTGCGGGCAGTCCTTCATCCCGGCCAGCACATCGCGATTATCGGTGGCGGCTTCATCGGTCTCGAACTGGCGGCCACGGCGCGCAAGCTTGGCGCGGAGGTGACCATTATCGAGGGCTTGCCGCGCGTTCTGAAGCGAGGCGTGCCGGAGGAGATTGCCGAGGTTATGGCAGGGCGCCATCGGCAGGAAGGCGTCGATATCCGCTGCGGCGAGACTATCGTCGCCGTCGAGGAGGGGGCGGATAGCACTGTTATTCGCCTGGGGAGCGGCGAGATCATCTCCGCCGATCTCGTCCTGATCGGCATCGGCGCTCTTCCGAACGTCGCATTGGCAGAGAAGGCGGGCCTTGCGATCGACAACGGCATCGCGGTGAACGAGCGGCTGGAGACCTCCAGGGCCGATATTTTCGCGGCCGGAGATTGCTGCTCATTCCCGCTGGCGCTTTATGGCGGGCGGCGGGTTCGGCTGGAGTCCTGGCGCAATGCACAGGAACAGGGAACATTGGCAGCGGGCAACATGCTCGGCGAAGGGAACAGCATTTCCGCCGTGCCGTGGTTCTGGTCCGATCAATATGATCTGACGCTGCAGATCGCCGGCCTTGCCGATGGTGCAACGACAACGCTCAGGCGCGATCTTTCCGACGGGGCCTTCATCCTCTTTCATCTCGATGATGCCGGGCGGCTTCTCGCAGCCAGCGGCATCGGCCAAGGCAATGCTGTCGCCCGTGATATCCGCCTTGCCGAAATGTTGATCGCCGCCCATGCGCACCCCGATCCAGAGGCGCTGACGGCAAGTCATGTCAAACTGAAATCGCTTCTTGCGGCATGA
- a CDS encoding NADPH-dependent FMN reductase produces MKILGISGSLRKGSFNTALLHAAVELAPPGVELIAATIHGVPLYDADLEAADGIPEKVTELKELTVAADGLILFTPEYNNSLPGVFKNAIDWMSRPSDDIARVFGAKPVAILGASPGNFGTILSQNAWLPVLRTLGTNPWFGGRLMVSRSGSVFDAEGKIIDEKVKHNLAAFIEGFAAFVEGAKKN; encoded by the coding sequence ATGAAAATTCTGGGCATATCGGGCAGCCTCCGCAAAGGTTCCTTCAACACGGCACTGCTGCATGCCGCTGTCGAACTGGCGCCGCCGGGTGTCGAGCTCATCGCCGCGACTATTCATGGCGTGCCGCTTTATGATGCCGATCTCGAGGCGGCAGACGGCATTCCGGAGAAGGTGACGGAACTAAAGGAACTAACGGTTGCCGCTGATGGCCTGATCCTGTTCACGCCGGAGTACAACAATTCGCTTCCCGGCGTCTTCAAGAATGCCATCGACTGGATGAGCCGTCCGTCGGACGATATCGCCCGCGTCTTCGGGGCAAAGCCCGTCGCCATCCTCGGGGCGTCGCCCGGTAATTTCGGGACGATCCTCAGCCAGAATGCCTGGCTGCCGGTGCTGCGAACGCTTGGCACAAATCCGTGGTTCGGCGGGCGGCTGATGGTCTCGCGCTCGGGAAGCGTTTTCGATGCGGAAGGTAAAATCATCGACGAGAAGGTTAAGCACAACCTTGCCGCCTTCATCGAAGGATTTGCGGCCTTTGTCGAGGGCGCGAAAAAGAACTGA